A genome region from Triticum aestivum cultivar Chinese Spring chromosome 2B, IWGSC CS RefSeq v2.1, whole genome shotgun sequence includes the following:
- the LOC123039918 gene encoding uncharacterized protein, whose amino-acid sequence MSSSSSSSLPVPADWLLPLMACPLYSDEVVTAVARTGNQAGHRFYKCIRYDARQCCFFEFQRVYCRRMTHEQILAAQHQAGWHPAGHGFAVQHGNGAAQIVPAALQAQAQQHIQPLLQPQIQAPVQPPPPSANHLIADAFRPVVAAAASPGAQGLAAVAVLMAAINIMLTVLVLMVVLAMYFA is encoded by the exons ATGTCCTCATCGTCTTCATCCTCCCTTCCTGTCCCAGCCGACTGGCTGCTCCCTTTGATGGCATGCCCCCTCTACAGCGACGAGGTCGTGACTGCCGTCGCGAGGACTGGTAACCAGGCTGGTCATCGCTTCTACAAGTGCATTCGCTATGAC GCTCGTCAGTGTTGTTTCTTTGAGTTCCAGCGCGTGTACTGCAGGAGGATGACCCACGAGCAGATCCTTGCTGCGCAGCATCAAGCCGGATGGCATCCAGCCGGTCATGGATTTGCAGTCCAGCACGGCAACGGGGCTGCCCAGATTGTTCCCGCTGCCTTACAGGCCCAAGCCCAGCAGCACATCCAGCCGCTTCTTCAGCCGCAGATCCAGGCTCCAGTGCAGCCGCCCCCGCCATCGGCGAATCATCTCATTGCTGATGCATTCAGGCCCGTTGTAGCTGCCGCCGCCTCACCTGGAGCACAAGGCCTGGCTGCAGTAGCTGTCCTGATGGCCGCTATCAACATCATGCTCACTGTCCTTGTGCTGATGGTCGTGCTCGCAATGTACTTTGCTTAA